The proteins below come from a single Desulfitobacterium metallireducens DSM 15288 genomic window:
- a CDS encoding ClpP family protease has product MLKNNEGFEEESKNPEVQNLKELGQIRIPEPAENIYCLTVVGQIEGHQILPAQSKATKYEHVIPQLVAVEQNPKIEGILLILNTAGGDVEAGLAISELVSSLSKPSVSLVLGGGHSIGIPIAVSCSKSFISPTGTMTVHPIRYTGLVINGHQQFEYLQKMQERINSFIVQHSKVSEEDLKKLMFATGELAQDIGTILIGQDAVDVGLIDAVGGLKEAYAEMKRLIEVQKTN; this is encoded by the coding sequence ATGCTAAAAAATAATGAGGGCTTTGAGGAAGAGTCAAAAAATCCGGAAGTACAAAATCTCAAAGAGTTAGGACAAATTCGAATACCGGAACCTGCTGAAAATATCTATTGTTTAACCGTAGTTGGGCAAATTGAAGGACATCAGATTTTACCCGCACAATCTAAGGCGACGAAGTATGAACATGTGATTCCTCAACTAGTTGCAGTTGAGCAAAATCCAAAGATTGAAGGAATTTTGCTCATCTTAAATACAGCTGGGGGAGACGTTGAAGCAGGTTTAGCTATATCCGAGTTAGTTAGTAGTCTAAGTAAGCCGAGTGTCTCCTTGGTTCTCGGGGGCGGACATAGCATCGGAATCCCGATTGCTGTTAGTTGTAGTAAGAGCTTCATTTCTCCAACCGGAACAATGACTGTTCACCCAATTCGTTATACTGGCTTGGTCATCAACGGTCATCAACAGTTTGAGTATCTTCAAAAAATGCAAGAGCGGATTAATAGCTTTATTGTCCAGCATTCGAAAGTATCAGAAGAAGATCTGAAGAAATTGATGTTTGCGACAGGTGAACTAGCTCAGGATATTGGAACAATTCTTATTGGGCAAGATGCTGTTGATGTTGGGTTGATTGATGCTGTCGGGGGGCTGAAAGAAGCTTATGCAGAAATGAAGCGTTTAATTGAGGTCCAAAAGACGAATTAG
- the mnmH gene encoding tRNA 2-selenouridine(34) synthase MnmH, translating to MIREIIVEELENLENPILVDVRSEGEYQEATIPGALNLPLLNNEERAQVGTTYTQTSPALAREEGLKFISPKLPDLIKQAQIWSEQGPLVLFCWRGGMRSKSLASVLDLMGVPVYRLQGGYKSYRKNVVEFFEQEPFLKFVVLRGNTGVGKTEILKQLKSEGYPSIDLEKLANNRGSVFGDVGLGAAPSQKKFEALLYEELREIKDKGYSYIIVECESKRIGRVTLPVKFYNAMQQGTQILVYDSIPNRVKRLVQEYTEIPDSLTQIREALIRLAKTLGHKKLEQYNLLLEENRLADFTQNLLEYYDALYGYPNESSLEYEFELSQIAPDRAIQELKNFLDKEVAVQIGISIQADEI from the coding sequence ATGATTCGCGAAATTATTGTAGAGGAATTGGAAAATTTAGAGAATCCAATTCTTGTTGATGTACGTTCCGAAGGAGAATATCAGGAGGCCACTATTCCGGGTGCTCTGAATCTGCCTCTTTTGAATAATGAAGAACGGGCGCAAGTGGGAACCACTTATACCCAAACTTCACCTGCCTTAGCGAGAGAAGAAGGATTGAAATTTATTAGCCCGAAATTGCCGGACTTGATAAAACAGGCTCAAATTTGGTCAGAACAAGGACCGCTCGTTCTTTTTTGCTGGCGAGGTGGGATGAGAAGCAAATCCTTGGCTTCGGTTTTGGATCTTATGGGAGTTCCAGTATACCGTTTGCAAGGAGGATACAAGTCCTATCGTAAAAATGTTGTCGAGTTTTTCGAACAGGAGCCATTCTTAAAATTCGTTGTCTTGAGGGGAAATACTGGAGTGGGTAAGACCGAGATCCTTAAGCAATTAAAAAGTGAGGGCTATCCGTCGATTGATCTAGAAAAATTAGCGAATAATCGAGGGTCAGTTTTTGGCGATGTCGGTTTAGGTGCTGCCCCTTCACAAAAAAAATTCGAAGCTTTACTTTACGAAGAGTTGAGGGAAATCAAAGATAAGGGATATTCGTATATCATTGTCGAATGTGAAAGTAAACGCATTGGACGTGTTACGTTACCGGTTAAATTTTATAACGCCATGCAGCAGGGGACGCAGATCCTCGTTTACGATTCGATCCCTAATCGTGTCAAACGGCTAGTTCAAGAATATACGGAAATTCCTGATTCCCTTACTCAAATCCGGGAAGCATTGATCCGGCTTGCGAAGACACTTGGGCATAAGAAGTTAGAACAATACAATTTGCTTCTAGAGGAAAATCGTTTAGCGGATTTTACACAAAATCTGCTTGAGTATTATGATGCGCTTTACGGATATCCCAATGAATCAAGTCTTGAGTATGAGTTTGAGCTGAGCCAAATTGCTCCAGATCGAGCAATTCAAGAGTTGAAAAACTTTCTGGATAAGGAAGTGGCTGTTCAAATTGGAATATCCATTCAAGCAGACGAAATTTAG
- a CDS encoding DNA translocase FtsK, with translation MPTIKETVQHEVVGILALGMATLGIVMLYSGPSGFMGEKLKYALTVFAGGGRIWVLILLGLWGIAYMNRRHLDNRWRIGGVLLLWLVLEGILHFQLPGVEAFSRADLWQAGKSGLGGGIVGAGIAILLKSSVGIAGGYVILIMFSLIGALLVTNRSLIGGVQEAKQIAKQMGQWVKEQVQEFVCVVQDPEPDEKQEGQQEPDASVKKNMKKIIKKKEIKDEIISTKVLDPDVVERPLIIQTLQDRPDFQDIEIDTKNLEGVELAQSSFAFSSKQGQEQEGEEKNHRQGEILPPGKLTSTPISRQVQKDNTTYQLPNFTLLEKSLKVKNPRINKDLADNVKILEDTLGSFGVKVKVTHVTQGPAITRYEAQPAPGVKVSRITSLADDIALSLASSDVRIEAPVPGKSVVGIEVPNREIAMVHFREVLETPEFQNAKGKLSVALGKDITGTPIIADLTKMPHLLIAGATGSGKSVCVNTLINSILFKARPDEVKFLLVDPKMVELTNYNGVPHLIAPVVTDPKKAAGALKWIVTEMETRYELFASSGVRDIVRYNFLKTQEKKEDAPPLPYVVVIIDELADLMMVAPGDVEDSICRLAQMARAAGIHLIIATQRPSVDVITGLIKANIPSRIAFAVSSQTDSRTILDMNGAEKLLGRGDMLYSPMGSSKPIRVQGCFLADKEVENVVHFLQNQATPEYQEIPNIEIESSKVEAAGDELFHQASLLFIESGNASVSLLQRRLRIGYTRAARLMDFLEEKGVVGGYEGSKPREVLLTRGQFEQKFGLMEEIVGK, from the coding sequence ATGCCAACGATTAAGGAAACTGTACAGCATGAAGTCGTTGGAATATTGGCTTTGGGCATGGCAACACTGGGAATTGTCATGCTCTATTCAGGACCGAGCGGATTTATGGGTGAAAAGTTAAAATATGCCCTTACTGTTTTTGCAGGCGGGGGTAGGATTTGGGTGCTTATTCTGCTCGGACTTTGGGGTATCGCTTATATGAATCGGCGTCATCTTGATAATAGATGGCGTATCGGTGGCGTACTCCTGCTTTGGCTTGTACTAGAGGGAATTCTCCATTTTCAGCTTCCGGGAGTAGAAGCCTTTTCTAGAGCTGATCTTTGGCAAGCGGGCAAAAGTGGACTAGGTGGAGGAATCGTTGGTGCCGGGATTGCTATTCTCTTGAAATCCTCGGTTGGGATCGCTGGAGGCTATGTTATCTTGATCATGTTTTCTTTGATCGGTGCTCTGCTTGTCACGAATCGTTCTTTAATTGGTGGGGTTCAGGAAGCGAAGCAGATCGCTAAGCAAATGGGACAGTGGGTCAAGGAACAGGTCCAAGAATTTGTCTGCGTGGTTCAAGATCCGGAGCCCGATGAAAAGCAAGAAGGTCAACAGGAACCAGATGCATCCGTGAAAAAGAACATGAAAAAGATCATTAAGAAAAAGGAAATTAAGGATGAGATTATTTCCACCAAAGTTCTTGATCCTGATGTTGTAGAACGCCCCCTTATTATTCAAACATTACAAGACAGACCTGATTTTCAAGATATCGAAATAGATACAAAAAATTTAGAAGGAGTAGAACTTGCACAATCTAGTTTTGCTTTTTCATCAAAACAGGGCCAAGAACAAGAAGGGGAAGAGAAGAATCATCGTCAGGGGGAAATTCTGCCTCCGGGAAAATTGACGAGTACCCCCATTTCGCGACAGGTTCAAAAAGATAATACAACATACCAATTACCAAACTTTACGTTGTTAGAGAAGTCTTTAAAAGTTAAAAACCCACGCATCAATAAGGACTTAGCGGATAATGTTAAGATCCTTGAAGATACACTAGGAAGCTTCGGAGTGAAGGTGAAAGTCACACATGTTACTCAGGGACCTGCTATTACCCGCTATGAAGCGCAACCCGCACCAGGGGTGAAGGTGAGTCGGATTACGAGCCTTGCCGATGATATAGCCTTGAGTTTGGCCTCATCTGACGTTCGGATTGAAGCTCCAGTTCCCGGAAAATCTGTTGTCGGAATCGAAGTGCCGAATCGAGAGATTGCCATGGTCCATTTTCGAGAAGTCCTGGAGACTCCAGAATTTCAAAATGCCAAGGGGAAATTATCAGTGGCTTTGGGAAAAGATATCACAGGAACCCCAATCATTGCTGATTTAACTAAAATGCCTCATTTACTAATTGCAGGTGCGACCGGGTCCGGAAAATCGGTTTGCGTGAATACGTTAATTAACAGTATTTTATTTAAGGCCCGTCCTGATGAGGTTAAATTTTTACTTGTGGATCCTAAAATGGTAGAACTTACAAATTATAATGGCGTTCCTCATCTGATCGCCCCTGTCGTAACCGATCCAAAGAAAGCAGCAGGTGCTCTGAAATGGATCGTTACGGAAATGGAAACACGCTATGAGTTGTTTGCATCCTCAGGTGTGCGTGATATCGTTCGCTATAATTTTCTAAAAACCCAAGAAAAAAAAGAGGATGCTCCTCCCTTACCTTATGTGGTCGTGATTATTGATGAGCTTGCTGATTTAATGATGGTTGCCCCGGGTGATGTTGAGGATTCAATTTGTCGGTTGGCTCAGATGGCGAGGGCGGCAGGTATTCATCTGATTATTGCAACCCAGAGACCTTCAGTCGATGTCATTACGGGCTTGATTAAGGCAAATATCCCTTCACGTATCGCCTTTGCCGTTTCTTCGCAGACAGATTCACGAACGATCTTGGATATGAATGGGGCAGAAAAGTTATTAGGACGTGGTGATATGCTCTATTCGCCTATGGGTTCCAGTAAACCGATACGTGTCCAAGGATGTTTTCTAGCTGACAAAGAAGTGGAAAACGTGGTTCATTTTTTGCAAAATCAGGCAACCCCTGAATATCAGGAGATCCCTAACATCGAAATAGAGAGTAGTAAAGTTGAAGCAGCAGGAGACGAGTTGTTCCATCAAGCCTCACTTTTGTTCATCGAGTCGGGTAATGCTTCTGTGTCTCTCTTACAAAGAAGACTCAGAATTGGATATACGCGGGCAGCGCGTCTTATGGATTTTTTAGAGGAAAAAGGCGTCGTCGGAGGATATGAGGGTTCTAAACCTCGTGAAGTTCTCTTAACAAGAGGACAATTCGAACAAAAATTTGGTTTAATGGAGGAAATTGTCGGTAAATAA
- a CDS encoding helix-turn-helix domain-containing protein gives MAGEGKLLQIAREEKGWSIIQAEDVTKIRVRYLEAMENENYSILPGATYVKGFLRTYSKHLGINSEEVLELYKASEPVLQPKSESDLRTSTSLRRPVWFRPMVAVLVGFLAVGAVAGIASLSKQGGEVKTADYTPVPLPSAPQTEQKPASEVSPDQAQNTTPQNPPSVIAATTDGLKAQIVFTQPCWLVVNVDGKPALEGTFSLGTTKELSGAETIEFVTVGNAGGITITLNGKNVPSFGTAGQVVRNVVLNKETLNQISAQTQTGQTSQPSVQPQ, from the coding sequence ATGGCAGGCGAGGGAAAACTCCTTCAGATAGCACGTGAAGAAAAAGGGTGGAGTATAATTCAGGCCGAAGATGTAACGAAGATCCGGGTGCGTTATCTTGAGGCGATGGAAAATGAAAATTATTCGATCTTACCCGGAGCGACCTATGTTAAGGGTTTCTTACGAACTTACTCCAAACATCTTGGGATAAATTCTGAGGAGGTATTGGAACTTTATAAAGCGAGTGAACCTGTCCTGCAACCGAAAAGTGAGTCCGATCTTAGAACGTCTACTTCTCTTCGAAGGCCTGTTTGGTTTCGCCCCATGGTAGCAGTTTTGGTGGGCTTTCTTGCTGTAGGAGCTGTAGCAGGAATTGCGTCATTGAGTAAGCAGGGCGGAGAAGTTAAAACGGCAGATTACACGCCTGTTCCTTTGCCTAGTGCTCCGCAAACTGAACAAAAGCCAGCATCTGAGGTCAGCCCAGATCAAGCGCAGAATACCACACCTCAGAATCCGCCTAGTGTTATTGCTGCAACGACAGATGGATTAAAAGCACAAATCGTATTTACTCAACCTTGCTGGTTAGTCGTGAATGTTGACGGTAAACCGGCTCTCGAAGGAACCTTTTCTCTTGGCACAACGAAAGAACTGTCTGGTGCTGAAACAATCGAATTTGTTACAGTCGGAAATGCTGGAGGAATAACAATTACCCTAAATGGTAAAAATGTTCCCTCTTTTGGTACGGCTGGACAAGTTGTTCGCAATGTCGTCCTTAATAAGGAAACCTTGAACCAAATTTCGGCTCAAACTCAAACTGGTCAAACCTCACAACCTTCAGTACAACCGCAATAA
- a CDS encoding YgiQ family radical SAM protein, with the protein MKKRGWRELDFLLITGDAYVDHCTFGIAIISRVLEKEGYRVGVIAQPDWKDLESFEVLGRPRLGCLISGGNLDSMVDHYTAAKKRRAKDVYSPGGKAGLRPDHSTVVYSNRVREAFPGLPVVLGGIEASLRRFAHYDFWSNKVKNSILLDSQADILVFGMGEKAIVEIAKQLETGIPVRDIQGIRGTMVPWKGELPEQVIELPSAKEVAADKRKYAEAFWVQYNQQDPIRGQAMYQLHGKEGVLQYGPGYPLSQSEMDAVYALPYMGTYHPIYEEEGGVPAITEVEFSLVSARGCYGSCSFCAITFHQGRIVQSRSQESIIREAERLTWHPDFKGYIHDVGGPTANFRRPACQAQLNRGACPQRQCLFPSPCPKADVDHGEYIQLLRRLRSIPKVKKVFVRSGIRYDVVLADKKTDFLRELCEYHVSGQLKVAPEHVSDQVLKRMGKPGRKVYDTFAKEFKEVNEELGKKQFLVPYLMSSHPGSGLREAIELAEYVRDMGVNPEQVQDFIPTPGTLATCMYFTGLDPRTMESVYVPRSMEEKAMQRALIQYRNPKNYGLVEKALKKAHREDLIGYGPKCLIRPKHPFYNRSKGSGEGKMEGSTLEKFSSKRSSRASEPSKAVFSRGTAKSTSSAKSTKNVKNENQAKRTKLKKKKAK; encoded by the coding sequence ATGAAAAAACGGGGGTGGCGGGAACTGGACTTCCTGCTCATAACCGGAGACGCTTATGTCGATCATTGCACTTTTGGAATAGCTATTATTTCAAGAGTGCTAGAGAAAGAAGGATATCGGGTGGGAGTTATTGCCCAACCGGATTGGAAAGACCTTGAATCCTTTGAAGTTTTAGGCCGACCCCGGTTGGGTTGCCTTATTTCAGGAGGAAATCTCGATTCCATGGTCGACCACTATACTGCGGCTAAGAAGAGACGCGCTAAGGATGTTTATTCCCCAGGCGGAAAAGCGGGACTAAGACCCGACCATTCAACCGTTGTTTATTCTAATCGTGTGCGGGAGGCCTTCCCAGGACTTCCTGTCGTACTCGGAGGAATTGAAGCTTCCTTACGCCGATTTGCCCATTATGATTTTTGGAGCAATAAGGTAAAAAACTCGATTCTCTTGGATAGTCAGGCCGATATACTTGTTTTCGGCATGGGCGAAAAGGCTATCGTGGAAATTGCCAAACAATTAGAAACAGGAATTCCTGTACGAGATATTCAAGGAATTCGAGGGACGATGGTCCCTTGGAAGGGGGAACTTCCTGAGCAAGTCATCGAACTTCCTTCAGCTAAGGAAGTCGCTGCAGATAAGAGGAAGTATGCTGAAGCATTTTGGGTTCAATATAATCAGCAGGATCCCATTCGAGGTCAAGCTATGTACCAACTCCATGGCAAGGAAGGGGTATTACAGTATGGACCTGGATATCCTCTCTCACAGTCAGAAATGGATGCAGTCTATGCTTTACCTTATATGGGTACCTATCATCCAATATACGAAGAAGAAGGTGGGGTTCCTGCTATTACAGAAGTCGAGTTTAGCTTGGTCAGTGCACGGGGATGCTATGGTTCCTGCTCTTTTTGTGCGATCACCTTTCATCAGGGTAGAATTGTTCAAAGCCGTAGCCAAGAATCAATTATTCGGGAAGCAGAGCGCTTAACCTGGCATCCTGATTTTAAAGGGTATATTCATGATGTGGGTGGACCTACGGCTAACTTTCGACGTCCCGCGTGCCAAGCACAGCTTAACAGAGGGGCCTGTCCCCAGCGACAGTGTCTTTTTCCCTCACCCTGCCCAAAAGCTGATGTGGATCATGGAGAATACATCCAACTTTTGCGCCGTTTGAGGAGTATTCCCAAGGTTAAGAAGGTCTTCGTACGTTCAGGTATCCGTTATGATGTAGTACTCGCCGACAAGAAAACCGACTTCTTACGCGAGCTTTGTGAATACCACGTTAGTGGACAACTTAAAGTGGCACCCGAGCATGTAAGCGATCAGGTGCTTAAAAGAATGGGTAAACCCGGAAGAAAGGTTTATGACACTTTTGCCAAGGAATTTAAAGAGGTCAATGAGGAGTTAGGTAAGAAACAGTTTCTGGTTCCTTACCTCATGTCTTCACACCCTGGAAGTGGATTGCGAGAGGCGATTGAATTAGCAGAATATGTACGCGATATGGGCGTTAATCCCGAACAAGTTCAGGATTTTATCCCGACTCCAGGAACTCTAGCCACATGTATGTATTTTACAGGTTTAGATCCCCGTACGATGGAAAGTGTTTACGTTCCTCGAAGTATGGAAGAAAAAGCGATGCAACGAGCCTTAATTCAGTATCGAAATCCGAAAAATTACGGACTCGTTGAAAAGGCACTGAAAAAGGCTCATCGTGAGGACCTCATTGGTTATGGACCGAAATGTCTGATTCGCCCGAAACATCCTTTTTACAATAGATCCAAAGGATCAGGCGAGGGGAAAATGGAGGGATCGACTTTAGAAAAGTTTAGCTCGAAGAGAAGCTCCCGCGCGAGCGAACCTAGTAAAGCAGTGTTCTCTAGGGGTACTGCGAAGAGTACAAGCAGCGCAAAGAGCACTAAAAACGTAAAGAACGAAAATCAGGCCAAAAGAACAAAGCTAAAAAAGAAGAAAGCTAAATAA
- the pgsA gene encoding CDP-diacylglycerol--glycerol-3-phosphate 3-phosphatidyltransferase, producing the protein MNLPNRLTLARIILIPVFMAFLLIQDAKGHTIIPYQDTVAAIIFILAATTDGLDGYIARKRGQVTTLGKFMDPLADKLLVSAALISLVELGSVPAWVAWVILGREFAVTGLRAIASADGIVISASKLGKIKTVTQVIAISAILLEDWPLSLVHIPVGQPFLYIALFFTLLSGIDYMVKMKTIFRK; encoded by the coding sequence GTGAATTTACCCAATCGACTCACATTGGCCCGAATTATTTTAATACCGGTTTTTATGGCTTTTTTGCTGATTCAAGATGCTAAAGGGCATACGATTATCCCTTATCAAGATACAGTGGCTGCTATAATTTTTATTTTAGCAGCCACTACCGATGGCTTAGATGGCTATATCGCTCGCAAACGCGGTCAGGTCACGACTCTTGGTAAATTTATGGACCCGCTGGCGGATAAACTCCTCGTATCAGCAGCGTTGATTTCTTTAGTTGAGCTTGGAAGTGTACCTGCCTGGGTTGCTTGGGTGATCCTTGGACGGGAGTTCGCGGTTACAGGACTAAGAGCCATTGCCTCAGCAGATGGAATCGTCATTAGCGCGAGTAAGCTGGGTAAGATTAAAACCGTCACCCAAGTCATTGCTATTTCGGCTATACTCCTTGAGGATTGGCCCTTATCGCTCGTGCATATTCCGGTAGGCCAGCCGTTCCTCTATATTGCCTTATTCTTTACGTTACTTTCAGGTATAGATTATATGGTGAAAATGAAGACGATATTCCGTAAGTAA
- the rimO gene encoding 30S ribosomal protein S12 methylthiotransferase RimO — protein MSKKVAIVTLGCPKNQVDSEVMSGRISEKYDLVQELEQADIIIVNTCTFIDSAKEESVDTILEMAQYKQEGHCQTLLAAGCLAQRYGEELMTDIQELDGILGTGNLAEVLEVIDEAQIHKTKHVTQGAPEFLYNDLMPRQRLSPKHYAYVKVAEGCDNFCTYCIIPKVRGHFRSRPEESILREIRQMADEGVKEILLIAQDTTRYGKDLYGELRLPSLVRKVAEIQGIEWIRLMYCYPDLFSDELIQTMKETPKVCRYIDLPLQHADNQILKEMNRRGTSEETEILIKKLRQAMPDIQIRTTMITGFPGETEVQFANLLAFVKRVGFDRLGAFAYSQEESTPAAQREDQVPHEIREQRRDDLMQVQQGIALERQQRWIGKTLKVLIEEKLPDGRYLGRSEGDAPEIDGSVYVNSSQELKIGEFTQVKIHEVDSYDLMGEVVS, from the coding sequence TTGAGTAAAAAAGTAGCTATAGTGACACTCGGATGCCCGAAAAATCAGGTGGACAGCGAGGTTATGTCCGGTCGTATCAGTGAAAAATATGACTTAGTTCAGGAACTTGAACAGGCTGATATTATTATTGTTAATACGTGTACTTTCATTGATAGTGCTAAAGAGGAGTCTGTTGATACAATTCTTGAAATGGCTCAGTACAAACAAGAGGGGCACTGCCAAACTTTGCTTGCGGCAGGTTGTCTAGCACAACGTTATGGCGAAGAACTGATGACGGATATTCAAGAACTTGATGGAATTTTAGGCACAGGCAATTTGGCAGAGGTTCTTGAAGTCATTGATGAGGCTCAAATTCATAAGACCAAACATGTGACTCAAGGAGCTCCTGAATTTCTTTATAATGATTTGATGCCGAGGCAACGTCTTTCACCAAAACATTACGCGTATGTAAAGGTCGCGGAAGGGTGCGATAATTTTTGTACTTATTGCATTATTCCTAAAGTAAGAGGGCATTTTCGGAGTCGTCCTGAAGAATCCATCCTGCGCGAAATTCGACAGATGGCTGATGAAGGGGTTAAAGAAATACTTCTGATTGCTCAGGATACAACGCGATATGGCAAGGATCTTTATGGAGAATTAAGACTTCCTTCTTTAGTCCGTAAGGTTGCCGAGATTCAAGGAATCGAATGGATCCGTCTGATGTACTGTTACCCTGATTTATTTTCAGACGAACTGATTCAAACGATGAAGGAGACGCCAAAGGTTTGCCGCTACATTGATTTACCTCTGCAACATGCGGACAACCAGATTCTAAAAGAAATGAATCGCCGGGGAACGAGTGAAGAAACTGAAATATTGATTAAGAAATTGCGTCAAGCGATGCCGGATATCCAGATTAGAACTACGATGATTACGGGGTTCCCGGGAGAGACGGAGGTCCAGTTCGCCAATTTATTGGCATTTGTTAAACGCGTAGGTTTTGATCGCTTAGGTGCCTTTGCTTATTCGCAAGAAGAATCTACACCTGCGGCTCAACGAGAAGATCAGGTTCCGCATGAAATTCGTGAACAACGTCGTGACGATTTGATGCAGGTTCAACAAGGGATAGCCCTAGAACGCCAGCAACGCTGGATAGGGAAGACCTTAAAAGTCTTAATCGAAGAAAAATTACCGGATGGACGCTATCTAGGACGATCAGAAGGGGATGCGCCCGAAATTGATGGTTCAGTTTATGTAAACTCGTCACAAGAATTGAAAATTGGTGAATTTACTCAAGTCAAAATCCATGAAGTGGATAGTTATGACTTAATGGGAGAGGTTGTTTCGTGA
- a CDS encoding YajQ family cyclic di-GMP-binding protein: MAKESSFDIVSQVEMQEVSNAIHQAQKEIEQRFDFKNSKSSIELQEDKIILVSDDDFKLRNVVDILESKLVKRQVSLKALDYGKVTPAASDTVRQEAKLVQGISQEKAKQVNKLIKESKIKVSSSIQGDQVRVTGKDKDDLQAVIALLRQQDLGIDLQFINYR; encoded by the coding sequence TTGGCTAAGGAATCTTCATTCGATATAGTTTCCCAAGTTGAGATGCAAGAAGTGAGTAATGCTATCCACCAAGCGCAAAAAGAAATTGAACAACGTTTTGATTTTAAAAATAGTAAATCATCAATTGAACTTCAGGAGGATAAAATCATCTTAGTTTCAGATGATGATTTTAAATTGCGTAATGTTGTGGATATACTCGAGAGTAAGCTGGTGAAAAGACAGGTTTCATTGAAAGCGTTGGATTATGGAAAAGTTACACCAGCTGCAAGTGATACGGTACGGCAGGAAGCTAAATTGGTTCAGGGAATTTCTCAGGAAAAGGCCAAACAAGTCAATAAACTGATCAAGGAGAGCAAGATTAAAGTCTCAAGCTCTATCCAGGGTGATCAGGTTCGGGTTACGGGTAAAGATAAAGATGACCTCCAGGCTGTAATTGCCCTGCTCCGGCAACAAGATTTAGGGATTGACCTGCAATTTATTAATTATCGTTAA